Proteins from a genomic interval of Staphylococcus debuckii:
- a CDS encoding YdcF family protein: protein MTIITLIGGLLLLYKHRAIFEWKSARMFLLRLFGLAIAIGLLACAFYLLSWLPVPILNGILLWLCWITASALFALVHYLSWSSAYSMIDYPKPTDLIIVLGAGLYREKVTQMLAWRLDRTVALYLAQDHPTYIVVSGGKGEGNQVSEAEAMKTYLIEQHVPASHIIMEAASHSTYENLYNTKQILADQLSLRPRNVTIVSSQFHVLRALRLSQVLKLKASGLGSRTPYAFFDTALIRDYLALMYCYKLLLTIYFGLLFIFSILETNPFLLKLLGIAN, encoded by the coding sequence TTGACCATTATAACTTTAATCGGCGGACTCTTATTACTGTATAAGCACCGTGCGATTTTCGAATGGAAAAGCGCTCGTATGTTTTTATTACGTTTGTTTGGCTTAGCAATAGCTATTGGATTACTTGCTTGTGCCTTTTACCTGCTCAGCTGGCTGCCTGTTCCTATTTTAAATGGTATTTTATTATGGTTATGTTGGATTACTGCCAGTGCATTATTTGCGCTCGTTCATTATTTAAGTTGGTCTTCTGCTTATAGTATGATTGATTACCCTAAGCCGACCGATTTAATTATTGTCTTAGGGGCAGGACTATACCGTGAAAAAGTAACCCAGATGCTGGCTTGGCGTTTAGATCGTACAGTCGCGCTCTATCTAGCACAAGACCACCCTACTTATATTGTAGTGAGCGGGGGCAAAGGCGAAGGTAACCAAGTATCAGAAGCTGAAGCGATGAAAACTTATTTAATAGAACAGCATGTACCCGCTTCACATATTATTATGGAAGCTGCTTCTCATAGTACTTATGAAAATTTATATAATACCAAGCAGATTTTAGCAGATCAATTATCCCTCCGCCCACGAAATGTTACTATCGTTTCAAGTCAATTTCACGTTTTGCGCGCCTTACGTTTGTCACAAGTATTAAAGTTGAAAGCAAGCGGTCTTGGAAGCCGTACACCTTATGCCTTTTTCGATACAGCCTTAATTCGTGATTACTTAGCATTAATGTATTGTTATAAATTATTACTTACCATCTATTTCGGCTTACTATTCATCTTCAGTATTCTAGAGACCAACCCTTTCTTATTGAAACTATTAGGGATAGCAAATTAA
- a CDS encoding ABC transporter ATP-binding protein has translation MTLEVKNITKSFGTGEAKTDVLKGVDFEVQPGEFVILSGASGSGKSTLLTILGGLQDQDSGEILYNQQPLFNKAKSKAEMRLTEIGFIFQASHLVPYLSVLEQLTIVGQEAGMSKADADQRARRLLDQIGLTHRLKAYPHMLSGGEKQRVAIMRAFMNNPKIILADEPTASLDAHRATEVTQMIRERITKENMVGILITHDRRLFKYADRVIDLFDGKILNKEDASEIV, from the coding sequence ATGACTTTAGAAGTTAAAAATATTACAAAATCATTCGGTACTGGAGAAGCGAAGACAGATGTTCTCAAAGGTGTGGATTTCGAAGTACAGCCTGGCGAATTCGTTATTTTAAGTGGCGCCTCTGGTTCTGGTAAATCAACATTATTAACAATATTAGGTGGCTTGCAAGATCAAGATTCTGGCGAGATATTATATAATCAGCAACCCTTGTTCAATAAAGCAAAATCCAAAGCAGAAATGCGGTTGACTGAAATTGGATTCATCTTCCAAGCTTCGCATTTAGTCCCTTACTTATCAGTGCTAGAACAATTGACAATTGTAGGGCAAGAAGCGGGAATGAGCAAAGCAGATGCAGATCAGCGTGCACGCCGTTTGCTCGACCAAATCGGGTTGACACACCGTTTGAAAGCATATCCGCATATGTTATCTGGAGGAGAAAAACAACGCGTGGCGATTATGCGTGCCTTTATGAATAATCCGAAAATTATCTTGGCAGACGAACCTACAGCCAGTTTAGATGCTCACCGCGCTACAGAAGTGACGCAAATGATTCGTGAGCGTATTACTAAAGAAAACATGGTAGGCATTCTCATTACGCATGACCGCAGATTATTTAAATATGCAGACCGCGTGATCGATTTGTTTGATGGAAAAATATTAAATAAAGAAGATGCAAGTGAAATAGTATAA
- a CDS encoding ABC transporter permease encodes MKLAWKEMTFYKFKFILIMLIILLLSSMVLFISGLAQGLGRENISMLNNMQADKFVVQDIKQPVIEKSIIKPDKQNDIENIINEKPFKLGQQTMVSDQTNDLDILLINPVKDFKPALTKGHYPQSNNEIAVNKKLTGEGLKIGDKVKMKGHGEAYKIVGIMNDTMYSHSSAVMTTNHEFDQLMPKAASFYPVKNMTKAEQHKLDDISGVKVVSEKTLTDNIPSYNAEQAPLNMMIISLFFITAIVLSAFFYVMTIQKISEIGILKAIGIRTRHLLWSLVFQILLVTMISVVISVLIISVLSMFMPVTMPFHITITNMLLVIGVFILVAIIGASLSFIKLVKVNPIQAIGGEA; translated from the coding sequence ATGAAATTAGCATGGAAAGAAATGACATTCTATAAATTCAAATTCATCTTAATCATGTTGATTATCTTGCTACTTTCAAGCATGGTACTGTTCATCAGCGGACTTGCTCAAGGGCTTGGACGCGAAAATATTTCCATGCTAAATAATATGCAAGCAGATAAATTTGTAGTGCAAGATATCAAGCAACCTGTGATTGAGAAATCGATAATTAAACCTGACAAGCAAAACGATATCGAAAATATTATTAATGAGAAACCTTTTAAATTAGGACAACAAACAATGGTTTCAGATCAAACGAATGATTTGGACATTTTATTGATTAACCCTGTCAAAGATTTCAAACCAGCCTTAACGAAAGGGCATTATCCTCAATCAAACAATGAAATTGCGGTCAATAAAAAACTGACTGGAGAAGGATTGAAAATTGGCGACAAAGTTAAAATGAAAGGGCATGGCGAAGCTTATAAGATTGTAGGGATTATGAACGATACGATGTATTCACATAGTTCAGCCGTGATGACGACCAATCATGAATTTGATCAACTCATGCCGAAAGCTGCATCTTTTTATCCTGTAAAAAACATGACAAAAGCAGAACAGCATAAATTAGATGACATCTCTGGTGTGAAAGTGGTAAGCGAAAAAACGTTAACAGATAATATACCAAGTTATAATGCGGAACAAGCGCCGTTAAATATGATGATCATCAGCTTATTCTTCATCACTGCTATTGTATTAAGTGCATTCTTCTATGTCATGACAATTCAAAAAATATCAGAAATTGGTATTTTGAAAGCGATTGGTATTCGTACAAGACATCTCTTATGGTCGCTTGTGTTCCAAATTTTATTAGTAACGATGATAAGTGTAGTTATTTCAGTTCTTATTATTAGCGTCTTATCGATGTTTATGCCTGTTACGATGCCGTTCCATATCACTATTACCAATATGCTGCTGGTTATCGGAGTATTTATACTTGTAGCGATTATCGGCGCGTCACTGTCATTCATTAAATTAGTCAAAGTGAATCCAATACAAGCAATAGGAGGGGAAGCTTAA
- a CDS encoding response regulator transcription factor, which produces MTTCLIVDDDYQILHYVSSYLEKEGFKTATQPSAEGALTYLEQHHIDIAIVDIMMNGMDGFELCQKLKENYELPVIMLTARDALSDKEEAYLTGTDDYVTKPFEVQELIFRIKAVLRRYQINAENELEIGNLTLNQSYLEIATENKTMTLPNKEFHLLFLLASNPKQVFSREECIERVWGFDYDGDDRTVDVHIRRLRNRLAKIGSNVSIETVRGLGYKVEAHV; this is translated from the coding sequence ATGACAACGTGCTTAATTGTAGATGATGATTACCAAATTCTGCATTATGTTTCTTCCTATTTAGAAAAAGAAGGATTTAAAACAGCGACACAACCAAGTGCTGAAGGTGCTCTGACTTATTTAGAACAACATCATATAGATATTGCGATTGTGGATATTATGATGAATGGTATGGATGGCTTTGAACTATGTCAGAAGCTAAAGGAAAACTATGAATTACCTGTCATTATGCTGACCGCACGTGATGCGTTAAGTGATAAAGAAGAAGCTTACTTAACAGGCACAGATGACTATGTAACGAAACCGTTCGAAGTGCAAGAGCTTATTTTTCGCATCAAAGCTGTATTGCGTCGTTATCAAATTAATGCAGAAAATGAACTGGAAATCGGCAATTTAACATTAAATCAATCTTATTTAGAAATCGCTACAGAAAATAAAACGATGACCTTACCTAATAAAGAGTTTCACCTGTTATTTTTATTAGCCAGCAATCCTAAACAAGTATTTAGTCGTGAAGAATGTATTGAACGCGTATGGGGATTTGATTATGACGGCGATGACCGAACTGTGGATGTACATATCAGACGTTTGCGTAATCGTCTGGCTAAAATCGGAAGTAATGTCAGCATTGAAACGGTACGCGGTTTAGGTTATAAGGTGGAAGCTCATGTTTAA
- a CDS encoding HAMP domain-containing sensor histidine kinase, translating to MFKTLYSRIAIYTVVIMLFSAVASFILSNIYYHVQLKPSNDHKIMTTLKEAKHYQEETHTKDMPAYFQHISELNFQVLTINQAGQRQFYGDHFRRDNLSEKAIHQVMHEKDYHGIRNHPYQLFVTGFFDNETANTVGTAFHTPEGKVAVFIRPDIGKSFSEFRVFLAILLVLLLLISMLLIISSTYALIKPISQLKRATNRLMEGDFNTPIVTTRKDELGTLQYRFDQMRLSLKQLDDMRQHFVQNVSHEIKTPLTHIHQLLDRLSMTDSEQEREYYIAEIYAATNRLSNLTRALLLLAELDNHEHLEFKDKIELAELIRLIIRHEQYSIDAKDLIVLTDIEDMAIQGNYRLIYQAFQNVISNAIKYSEQDGSIDIEIAPSEKDRNQIVCRVTDDGPGMTEETQAHLFERFYKGTHSATSNGLGLAIAQMIVQLHGGTIEVESTPGEGSTFIITLTKNI from the coding sequence ATGTTTAAAACACTCTATTCCAGAATTGCGATTTATACTGTCGTCATTATGTTGTTTAGTGCGGTCGCAAGTTTTATTCTGTCCAACATTTATTACCATGTGCAACTGAAACCTTCTAATGACCATAAAATTATGACCACACTGAAAGAAGCCAAGCATTATCAAGAAGAAACGCATACTAAGGATATGCCGGCTTATTTCCAACACATCAGTGAGCTGAATTTTCAAGTTTTGACCATCAATCAAGCAGGTCAAAGACAGTTTTACGGTGACCATTTTCGTCGCGATAATCTCTCTGAAAAAGCAATTCATCAAGTAATGCATGAAAAAGATTATCACGGTATACGTAATCATCCTTATCAACTATTTGTTACCGGCTTTTTCGATAACGAAACGGCCAATACAGTCGGTACCGCTTTTCATACGCCTGAAGGCAAAGTAGCTGTCTTTATTCGCCCAGATATTGGAAAATCATTCAGTGAATTCCGCGTCTTTTTAGCAATTCTATTAGTGTTATTGTTGCTCATTTCAATGCTCTTAATCATCAGTTCGACTTATGCTCTGATTAAGCCGATTTCGCAATTAAAACGTGCAACGAACCGATTAATGGAGGGCGATTTCAACACGCCGATTGTGACTACTCGAAAAGATGAACTCGGAACCTTGCAATATCGCTTTGATCAAATGCGTTTATCCTTAAAACAATTAGATGATATGCGTCAGCACTTTGTGCAAAATGTTTCGCATGAAATTAAAACGCCTCTGACACATATTCATCAATTATTAGATCGATTGAGTATGACTGACAGCGAGCAGGAACGTGAATATTATATTGCAGAAATCTATGCAGCAACGAATCGTTTGAGCAATCTCACACGCGCTTTATTATTGTTGGCAGAATTAGATAATCATGAGCACCTTGAATTTAAAGACAAGATTGAACTTGCTGAACTTATCCGTTTAATTATCCGCCATGAACAATATTCCATTGATGCTAAAGATCTGATTGTCTTGACTGATATTGAAGATATGGCTATCCAAGGTAATTATCGGTTAATTTACCAAGCCTTCCAAAATGTAATTTCTAATGCGATTAAATATTCAGAACAAGATGGCAGTATTGATATTGAAATTGCACCTTCGGAAAAAGATAGAAATCAAATCGTCTGTCGTGTGACTGATGATGGGCCAGGTATGACTGAAGAAACCCAAGCACACTTATTCGAACGTTTCTATAAAGGAACGCACTCGGCTACCAGCAATGGACTTGGTTTGGCTATTGCTCAAATGATAGTTCAACTCCATGGAGGGACTATTGAAGTTGAGAGTACACCTGGAGAAGGCAGCACCTTTATCATTACACTGACTAAAAATATTTAA
- the mqo gene encoding malate dehydrogenase (quinone) has translation MSAQHSKTDVILIGGGIMSATLGTLLKKVAPEKEIKVFEKLKEPAEESSNAWNNAGTGHSALCEMNYTKEMPDGSLDISKALKINEQFQVSKQFWTYLVKHGNLTQPEEFIHSVPHMSFVIGVRNVDFLRRRVKALTENALFKEMTMTEDKDKIAEWLPLMMENRTSPVPVAVSRDESGTDVNFGALTRKLFNFLEENGVQVEYEHQVLNIKQQKDGTWKVKVKDLLTDDVTIYESDFVFIGAGGASLPLLQKTNIKESKHIGGFPVSGIFLVCQDPEIVEQHDAKVYGKAKVGAPPMSVPHLDTRYIDGKKSLLFGPFAGFSPKFLKTGTNMDLIKSVKPNNLLTMLSAGVKEMPLTQYLISQLMLSDEERIEELREFIPTAKKEDWSPVVAGQRVQVIKDTDKGKGTLQFGTEVIVNEDGTLSALLGASPGASTAVDVMLDILQRCFKDEFPQWENKIKEMIPSFGQSLAKNAELYKEVKAEEDKYLNLQ, from the coding sequence ATGAGTGCACAACATAGCAAAACAGATGTCATCTTAATCGGTGGCGGAATCATGAGTGCGACATTAGGTACTTTACTAAAGAAAGTTGCACCGGAAAAAGAAATTAAAGTTTTTGAAAAATTGAAAGAACCAGCAGAAGAAAGTTCAAATGCTTGGAATAATGCAGGGACAGGGCATTCTGCATTATGTGAGATGAACTATACTAAAGAAATGCCTGATGGCTCTCTAGATATCTCAAAAGCATTAAAAATCAATGAACAATTCCAAGTTTCCAAACAATTTTGGACTTATTTAGTGAAACACGGAAATTTAACACAGCCAGAAGAATTTATTCACAGCGTACCGCATATGAGTTTTGTCATCGGCGTACGTAATGTCGACTTCTTGAGACGTCGCGTCAAAGCACTGACTGAGAATGCACTTTTTAAAGAAATGACAATGACTGAAGATAAAGATAAAATTGCTGAGTGGCTGCCATTGATGATGGAAAATCGTACGAGTCCTGTGCCAGTAGCTGTAAGCCGTGATGAATCAGGTACAGATGTCAACTTCGGAGCGTTGACACGTAAATTATTCAATTTCTTAGAAGAAAATGGTGTACAAGTTGAATATGAACATCAAGTGTTGAATATCAAGCAGCAAAAAGACGGCACTTGGAAAGTGAAAGTCAAAGATTTACTTACTGACGATGTCACAATTTATGAATCTGACTTTGTATTTATCGGGGCAGGCGGCGCAAGCTTACCGCTTCTCCAAAAAACAAACATTAAAGAATCTAAACACATCGGCGGTTTCCCGGTCAGCGGTATCTTCTTAGTATGCCAAGATCCTGAAATTGTGGAACAACATGATGCGAAAGTATACGGTAAAGCTAAAGTAGGCGCACCTCCAATGTCTGTGCCGCACTTAGATACACGTTACATTGACGGTAAAAAATCTTTATTGTTTGGGCCATTTGCTGGCTTCTCACCGAAGTTCTTGAAAACAGGTACTAACATGGATTTAATCAAATCTGTAAAACCAAACAACTTGTTAACAATGCTTTCAGCAGGTGTGAAAGAAATGCCTTTAACACAATACTTGATTTCACAATTAATGTTGTCTGATGAAGAACGCATTGAAGAATTAAGAGAATTTATTCCAACTGCGAAGAAAGAAGACTGGAGTCCTGTAGTGGCTGGACAACGTGTGCAAGTCATCAAAGATACAGACAAAGGTAAAGGTACGTTGCAATTCGGTACTGAAGTTATCGTGAATGAAGACGGCACGTTATCTGCGTTATTAGGTGCTTCTCCAGGTGCCTCTACTGCAGTCGACGTAATGCTGGACATCTTACAACGTTGCTTTAAAGATGAATTTCCTCAATGGGAAAATAAAATCAAAGAAATGATTCCATCTTTCGGACAATCTTTAGCTAAAAATGCTGAACTATATAAAGAAGTAAAAGCCGAAGAAGATAAATATTTAAACTTACAATAA
- a CDS encoding glycosyltransferase, translating to MKSITFLMHNIFAMGGTVKAVTQLANVLADKGHDVEIISVFKGSKTPYFKLHGNIKVTALVDYNLRPANILSITMNRLRKWTPFFKPSTISSYEPGLNQFSSYVEKKILRAISEVDTDILVGTRASYNILVAEHASDTVTTVGMEHMNLNAYPRAYQKEIIEAYKNLDAITTLTDSDKKVYEKLTHIPVYTVPNMINESRIEIPKKPQIIAAGRLEYEKGFDLLLRSIELIQDSLREMNYSLKIYGDGQQRHDLEEYIQHHQLGDIVSIHPSTMHLPLRLAESTITVVPSRNEGFGLIILEAMNQGNIVISFKGNAGPETLIRSGYNGYLSEYHNIEDLADDISNVISAPPSEQGKIVERGFETVAHYSPERVYQDFMKVIND from the coding sequence ATGAAATCAATTACATTCTTAATGCACAACATATTTGCTATGGGCGGAACGGTCAAAGCTGTGACCCAATTAGCGAATGTATTGGCAGATAAAGGACATGATGTAGAAATTATTTCCGTATTCAAAGGCAGCAAGACTCCTTACTTTAAGCTTCATGGCAATATCAAAGTCACTGCTTTAGTTGACTATAACTTAAGACCTGCCAACATCTTAAGTATTACCATGAATCGATTGCGTAAATGGACGCCTTTTTTCAAACCATCTACCATTTCTAGTTACGAACCTGGTTTGAACCAGTTTTCCAGCTATGTTGAAAAAAAGATCCTGCGTGCCATTTCTGAAGTGGATACAGATATCTTAGTAGGTACACGTGCAAGTTATAATATCTTAGTTGCAGAACACGCTTCAGATACAGTCACAACTGTAGGAATGGAGCATATGAATTTAAATGCCTATCCTCGTGCCTACCAAAAAGAAATCATTGAAGCTTATAAAAATTTAGATGCTATTACAACATTGACGGATTCTGATAAAAAGGTATATGAAAAATTAACACATATTCCAGTCTATACGGTTCCTAATATGATTAATGAATCACGCATTGAAATTCCTAAAAAACCTCAAATTATTGCGGCTGGACGCTTGGAATATGAAAAGGGTTTCGATTTGCTATTACGCAGTATTGAATTGATCCAAGATAGCTTACGGGAAATGAATTACTCACTTAAAATTTATGGCGACGGTCAGCAGCGCCATGATTTAGAAGAATATATTCAACATCATCAATTAGGCGATATCGTTTCTATCCATCCTTCTACGATGCATTTGCCCTTACGGTTGGCAGAAAGTACCATCACTGTCGTCCCATCTAGAAATGAAGGTTTCGGTTTAATTATTTTAGAAGCGATGAATCAAGGCAATATCGTTATCAGCTTTAAAGGAAATGCTGGCCCTGAAACTTTAATTCGTTCTGGTTATAACGGCTATTTGTCCGAATATCATAATATCGAAGATTTAGCGGATGATATTTCAAATGTGATTTCTGCCCCTCCTTCTGAACAAGGAAAAATCGTAGAGCGTGGCTTTGAAACTGTAGCGCACTATTCTCCAGAGCGTGTCTATCAAGATTTCATGAAAGTAATTAACGACTAA
- a CDS encoding L-lactate permease: protein MLVSSFDPFNNLVISSLVASIPIILFLLCLTIFKMKGIYAAITTLVVTLLVAVILFKLPGGMAAGAVVEGFYQGWLPIGYIVVMAVWLYKLSTKTGQFGMIQDSIASISQDQRIQLLLIGFCFNAFLEGAAGFGVPIAICALLLIYLGFKPLQAAMLCLVANAAAGAFGAIGLPVAVIDTLNLHGGITAIEVSRYSTFTLALINFFIPFLLIFIIDGFKGIKETLPAILVVSITYTVLQGILTLVQGPELADIIPPLATMGALALFSRKFQPKHIFRIQKDAEPPAIKKLTVKEVLYAWSPFYILTIFVMIWSMPFFKKLFLPGGALSFLTAAIPLPGTMSEATHKAITLNFNIIGQTGTAILLTIIITLLLSKNTTWGDAGHLLGETFKELWISIFTICFILAVSKLTTYGGLSAAMGQGISKTGGIFPLLSPILGWIGVFMTGSVVNNNSLFAPIQASVSSQIGVSGGLLVAANTVGGVAAKIISPQSIAIATAAVKEVGKESELLKMSLRFSVGILAFICIWTFILALIF from the coding sequence ATGTTAGTTTCATCATTTGATCCATTTAACAATCTTGTAATATCTAGTCTAGTAGCAAGTATTCCAATTATTTTGTTCTTGTTATGTTTGACTATTTTCAAAATGAAAGGGATTTATGCAGCAATTACCACTTTAGTAGTGACATTGCTCGTAGCAGTTATTCTGTTTAAATTGCCAGGAGGAATGGCAGCTGGGGCAGTAGTCGAAGGATTCTATCAAGGTTGGCTGCCTATCGGTTACATTGTTGTCATGGCAGTATGGTTGTACAAATTATCAACTAAAACTGGTCAGTTCGGAATGATTCAAGATAGTATCGCAAGCATTTCACAAGACCAACGTATTCAATTATTATTAATCGGTTTTTGTTTCAACGCATTCTTAGAAGGTGCAGCCGGCTTCGGTGTACCCATCGCAATCTGTGCTTTGTTATTGATTTATTTAGGATTTAAGCCATTACAAGCAGCGATGTTATGTTTAGTAGCGAATGCAGCAGCTGGCGCATTTGGGGCAATCGGTTTGCCAGTTGCAGTTATTGATACATTGAATTTGCATGGCGGCATTACTGCTATTGAAGTTTCACGTTATTCAACATTTACTTTAGCTTTAATTAACTTCTTTATTCCATTCTTATTGATTTTCATTATTGATGGTTTCAAAGGAATCAAAGAAACTTTACCAGCAATCTTAGTAGTATCCATTACTTATACAGTGTTGCAAGGTATCCTTACTTTAGTGCAAGGACCTGAATTGGCAGACATCATTCCGCCGCTTGCAACAATGGGTGCTTTAGCTTTATTCAGCAGAAAATTCCAACCGAAACATATTTTCAGAATTCAGAAAGATGCAGAACCTCCTGCTATCAAAAAATTAACAGTTAAAGAAGTGCTTTATGCTTGGAGTCCTTTCTACATTTTAACTATATTCGTAATGATTTGGAGTATGCCGTTCTTTAAAAAATTATTCTTACCAGGCGGTGCATTGAGTTTCTTAACAGCTGCAATTCCATTGCCAGGTACAATGAGCGAAGCGACTCATAAAGCAATCACATTGAATTTCAATATTATTGGTCAAACAGGAACAGCAATTTTACTTACAATTATCATTACTTTGCTGCTTTCTAAAAATACAACTTGGGGAGATGCAGGACACTTATTAGGAGAAACATTTAAAGAGTTATGGATTTCCATCTTCACAATTTGTTTCATCCTAGCTGTATCTAAATTAACAACTTATGGCGGATTAAGTGCTGCAATGGGACAAGGTATTTCTAAAACAGGCGGTATCTTCCCATTACTTTCACCAATCTTAGGTTGGATTGGTGTATTCATGACAGGTTCCGTTGTGAACAACAACTCTTTATTCGCACCAATTCAAGCTTCAGTATCTAGCCAAATCGGCGTAAGCGGCGGCTTGCTTGTAGCTGCGAATACTGTAGGTGGCGTAGCAGCAAAAATTATTTCTCCGCAATCCATTGCGATTGCCACTGCTGCAGTTAAAGAAGTAGGTAAAGAATCTGAACTCTTGAAAATGTCACTTAGATTCAGTGTGGGTATCTTGGCATTCATCTGTATCTGGACATTTATCTTAGCGTTAATATTCTAA
- a CDS encoding CDP-glycerol glycerophosphotransferase family protein produces the protein MKILKLDYQPKDEMLFALKKALKNGYTHFIPSDLNIDIYPDQLDALTPIETKQSVIVDYTIDHYYQNDCRYFGNHSLTFDEWMNNINHYPNMIFNIKQSIQRLKAEGLETAFDLAVSILLFNKVEVNGHVVFDFKESCRTSASFYTLLKEKEFSGLTQFNLNKLAYLHYHKRPFKLNTCELPDHPRFIDKMLWNTRFTAPHFVTSALLDRSYTKHQNASNIYEPTSTDLNGAVVFLGFDYSFRGNSRYLFNYFAKHHSQYPVYFITSEATGPHFIQPDDPEAEDLINQASVIVAESYIPDHLKPNGTIIQLWHGTPIKQLFLDSKEPYQNQEIYNYRARKYNKWTHQNYLICDSIRAAELFKTAFPMQYSEIAACGYPRVRYLIDKKNDRPYVRFIKNELQLNPDKPTLLYAPTWHHESHQEDLLPMTEQLLAHYNVIYKGHIEEEHNMAEYLPKEVIIPTAHLETQDLILASDVVLSDYSSIVFDALTINMPTALYTPDVATYEKERGLYPEVWQTFERVRYENAEPLIEDLIHQRIKPIGNPYINRNNHSVETISSLIVQNLPASTRKRKSTK, from the coding sequence ATGAAAATATTAAAATTAGATTATCAGCCAAAGGATGAAATGTTATTTGCTTTAAAAAAAGCACTGAAGAATGGTTATACGCATTTTATTCCTAGTGATTTAAATATAGATATCTATCCAGATCAACTGGATGCGCTCACGCCTATAGAAACGAAACAGTCTGTAATTGTCGATTATACGATTGACCACTATTATCAAAATGACTGTCGTTATTTTGGTAATCATTCACTCACTTTTGACGAATGGATGAACAATATCAATCATTATCCGAATATGATTTTTAATATTAAACAAAGTATTCAACGGTTAAAAGCTGAGGGTTTGGAAACAGCTTTCGATCTTGCCGTGTCTATTTTGCTTTTTAATAAAGTAGAAGTGAATGGGCACGTCGTCTTTGACTTTAAAGAAAGTTGCCGTACATCTGCTTCTTTCTATACATTGCTTAAGGAAAAGGAATTCTCAGGCCTGACACAGTTTAATTTAAATAAATTAGCCTATCTGCATTATCATAAAAGACCTTTCAAACTTAATACGTGCGAATTACCAGATCATCCACGCTTTATAGACAAGATGTTATGGAATACACGCTTTACGGCTCCGCATTTCGTTACGAGTGCATTGCTTGATCGTTCATATACTAAACATCAGAATGCTAGTAATATCTATGAACCAACGTCAACAGACTTAAATGGAGCCGTAGTCTTCCTCGGATTTGATTATAGTTTCAGAGGGAATTCGCGTTATCTATTTAACTATTTTGCGAAGCATCATTCGCAGTATCCGGTTTATTTCATTACTTCAGAAGCTACTGGTCCGCATTTTATACAACCGGATGACCCTGAAGCTGAAGACTTAATCAACCAAGCCAGCGTCATCGTAGCTGAAAGCTATATTCCTGACCATCTGAAACCTAATGGTACAATTATTCAACTATGGCACGGCACACCTATCAAGCAGTTATTTTTAGACAGTAAAGAACCATATCAAAACCAAGAAATCTATAATTATCGGGCACGCAAATACAATAAATGGACCCATCAAAATTATTTGATTTGCGATAGTATACGAGCTGCAGAATTATTTAAGACAGCCTTTCCGATGCAATATAGTGAAATTGCAGCTTGTGGCTACCCGCGTGTACGCTATCTTATTGATAAGAAGAATGATAGACCTTATGTCCGCTTTATTAAAAATGAACTTCAATTGAATCCAGATAAGCCGACACTGCTCTATGCGCCAACTTGGCATCACGAGAGTCATCAAGAAGATTTACTGCCGATGACAGAGCAATTGCTTGCACATTATAATGTGATTTACAAAGGTCATATCGAAGAGGAACACAATATGGCGGAATACTTGCCGAAAGAAGTCATTATTCCTACTGCACATTTGGAGACACAAGATTTAATCCTCGCATCCGACGTCGTATTGAGTGATTATTCTTCTATCGTATTTGACGCCTTAACTATCAATATGCCGACTGCACTTTATACGCCAGATGTAGCAACTTATGAAAAGGAACGTGGCTTATATCCAGAAGTGTGGCAAACATTCGAGCGTGTGCGTTATGAAAATGCGGAACCTCTAATAGAAGATTTAATTCATCAACGTATTAAGCCTATCGGCAATCCTTATATCAATCGTAATAACCATTCAGTTGAAACTATTTCAAGTTTAATCGTGCAAAATCTGCCCGCTTCAACGCGCAAACGTAAGTCTACTAAATAA